In the genome of Leptospira licerasiae serovar Varillal str. VAR 010, one region contains:
- the cdaA gene encoding diadenylate cyclase CdaA — protein sequence MDFLKNISLFQSDKFGIVMVLDILIVSFLIYQFYSTIRRTRGVQLLLGIGLIWVLGIFAQTLNFELLDWIIDNIRPALVFAIIVLLQPELRKITGDMARLRLFRPFLLKTVTDLDEIVEAAKIMAKNKTGSLIAIVREHSLKDIAEQAVQLDAILSTSLLLTIFKKNTALHDGAVIIEQNRIACAGAFLPMAQNLDDARMGARHRAALGIAEESDAVVVVTSEETGEISVCHDGEMIHPVKPIELKNLLNTILQEKKAAPGSPNSDKKTESEEKEESND from the coding sequence ATGGATTTTTTAAAAAACATCAGTTTATTCCAAAGTGATAAATTCGGGATCGTGATGGTCCTGGACATCCTGATCGTTAGTTTTTTAATCTATCAATTTTATTCCACCATCCGCAGGACAAGAGGGGTTCAGCTTCTCTTGGGGATCGGTTTGATCTGGGTACTTGGGATCTTTGCCCAGACTTTGAATTTTGAACTTTTGGATTGGATTATAGACAATATCCGTCCTGCGCTTGTGTTCGCGATCATTGTTCTTCTCCAACCGGAACTTCGTAAGATCACCGGGGACATGGCAAGGCTCCGATTGTTCCGCCCTTTCCTTTTAAAGACGGTAACGGATCTGGACGAAATCGTAGAGGCTGCTAAGATCATGGCCAAAAATAAGACAGGATCCCTGATCGCGATCGTTAGAGAACATAGTCTAAAGGATATCGCGGAGCAGGCGGTCCAGTTGGACGCTATTCTCTCCACGAGTCTTCTTCTTACCATATTTAAAAAAAATACAGCGCTCCACGACGGAGCGGTAATCATAGAGCAGAACCGGATCGCATGTGCGGGCGCATTCTTGCCGATGGCCCAAAATTTGGACGATGCTCGTATGGGAGCTAGACACAGAGCTGCACTCGGGATCGCGGAAGAATCGGATGCAGTAGTAGTGGTCACCTCGGAAGAAACGGGAGAAATTTCAGTCTGCCACGACGGCGAAATGATCCATCCGGTCAAACCGATCGAATTAAAGAATCTTTTGAATACTATCCTACAGGAAAAGAAAGCGGCACCAGGAAGTCCAAACTCGGACAAAAAGACCGAGTCCGAAGAAAAGGAGGAGTCCAATGATTAA
- the dapA gene encoding 4-hydroxy-tetrahydrodipicolinate synthase, protein MFQGVFTAIITPFRNGKIDYDSYFSLLDKQIQARVSGVVPCGTTGESPTLSHEEHAELIRETVKHVKKRILVVAGTGSNSTREAVELTEAACKDGVDGILQVNPYYNKPTQEGLYLHFKEIADHSSVPVMLYNIPGRTSVNLLPETVLRLSEHPKIRSMKEATGDLGQMSKLISLVGDKMTVLSGDDNLTLPLLSLGGKGVVSVISNLFPESLVNLVESFQKGDVAAAQKIHYDFIELFALAFIETNPIPIKAVMSWHGFCSGEIRLPMTSLSAGPGADRLKKTVSDLLAKGYK, encoded by the coding sequence ATGTTTCAAGGCGTATTTACTGCCATTATTACTCCCTTCCGGAACGGAAAGATAGACTATGATTCCTATTTTTCTCTTTTGGATAAACAGATCCAAGCGAGGGTAAGCGGAGTGGTGCCTTGCGGTACCACAGGCGAATCTCCCACTCTTTCTCATGAAGAACACGCGGAACTGATCCGCGAAACGGTGAAACATGTCAAAAAACGCATTTTGGTCGTGGCTGGCACAGGTTCCAACTCGACTAGAGAGGCTGTGGAACTGACCGAGGCGGCTTGCAAGGATGGAGTGGACGGAATTCTACAAGTCAATCCGTATTATAATAAACCTACCCAAGAGGGTTTGTATCTTCATTTCAAAGAGATCGCGGATCATTCCTCCGTTCCTGTAATGTTGTACAATATTCCGGGCAGAACTTCCGTGAATTTATTGCCCGAAACAGTTCTTCGTCTTTCTGAACATCCTAAGATCAGATCCATGAAAGAAGCAACGGGAGACTTAGGACAAATGTCCAAATTGATCTCTTTAGTCGGAGATAAGATGACTGTTCTTTCCGGAGACGATAACCTGACTCTACCTCTTCTTTCTTTAGGTGGAAAAGGTGTGGTTTCCGTAATTTCTAATTTATTCCCGGAAAGTTTGGTGAATCTTGTGGAGTCCTTCCAAAAAGGGGACGTAGCCGCAGCGCAAAAGATCCATTATGATTTTATAGAATTATTCGCGTTAGCGTTTATAGAAACCAATCCAATCCCGATCAAAGCAGTCATGAGTTGGCATGGATTCTGTTCAGGTGAGATCCGTCTTCCTATGACTTCTCTGAGCGCAGGTCCTGGAGCGGATCGTTTGAAAAAAACGGTTTCCGATCTTTTAGCAAAAGGTTATAAATAA
- a CDS encoding bactofilin family protein — MSKKASTASKPSRTVTEFGTISTVLGRETHFSGILNFKKPLEISGEFQGEIESEGFLLVSEGAKVRANIKAGTVIVGGEITGNVIATQRLEMLPSGKVNGNIKTAKLQIADGVIFEGNCEMILPNKD; from the coding sequence ATGTCAAAAAAAGCCTCAACCGCATCCAAACCAAGCCGCACTGTAACCGAATTCGGGACTATCTCCACTGTTTTAGGAAGAGAAACCCATTTTTCAGGAATTCTTAACTTCAAAAAACCTTTGGAGATCTCAGGTGAATTCCAAGGAGAAATAGAATCCGAAGGATTCCTATTAGTTAGCGAAGGAGCCAAGGTCAGAGCCAATATTAAAGCCGGGACTGTAATCGTTGGGGGAGAGATCACAGGCAACGTAATCGCAACCCAAAGATTGGAAATGCTTCCTAGTGGAAAAGTGAACGGAAACATCAAGACTGCAAAGCTGCAAATCGCGGATGGAGTGATCTTCGAAGGCAACTGCGAAATGATCCTACCTAATAAGGATTGA
- a CDS encoding phosphatidate cytidylyltransferase produces the protein MGETTKRILSAAVLVALYLFMIFYRDFYYLQTLAVLLIGGVIGLTEFYRLSDRGQDGRPFKGTGIFFFIIILLIYYFRFVASQNKFEPPIFFQTHFKLFVPTFDAVTFSFVLLFLFSFLLQILRRPLDGAIFSVSSTILGVVYAAIPLGHLLLLLGMNDGIYYVFLVSVATFMTDVGGYFGGRWFGRNPAGLAISPKKTWEGYVSGIIVAIGSVFLLNILWERSTGVAPLVFGAEVFLISLILSLVGIVGDLLESAMKRDAKVKDSGNLIPGHGGILDRADALLLTVPILYFYLQIKLALGFPV, from the coding sequence ATGGGTGAAACTACAAAAAGGATCCTTTCCGCGGCTGTGCTCGTGGCCCTCTACCTGTTCATGATCTTTTACAGGGATTTTTATTATTTGCAAACACTGGCCGTACTTCTTATCGGAGGAGTGATCGGTCTGACGGAATTTTACAGGCTTTCCGACAGAGGCCAGGACGGAAGGCCTTTCAAGGGGACCGGTATATTCTTCTTTATTATAATATTATTAATTTATTATTTTAGATTCGTAGCCTCCCAGAACAAGTTCGAACCGCCGATCTTTTTTCAGACACATTTCAAACTGTTTGTGCCTACATTTGATGCTGTAACATTCTCCTTTGTATTACTTTTCCTATTCAGTTTCCTTCTCCAAATTTTGAGAAGACCTTTGGACGGAGCGATCTTTTCGGTTAGTTCCACTATCTTAGGAGTGGTTTACGCTGCGATCCCGCTTGGACATTTACTTCTACTTTTGGGAATGAACGACGGGATCTATTACGTGTTCTTGGTTTCCGTCGCAACATTTATGACCGATGTAGGCGGATATTTCGGTGGACGTTGGTTCGGAAGGAACCCGGCAGGGCTTGCGATCTCCCCCAAAAAGACATGGGAAGGTTATGTTTCCGGGATCATCGTTGCGATCGGTTCCGTATTTCTCCTGAATATTCTCTGGGAAAGAAGTACAGGGGTCGCACCCTTAGTTTTCGGTGCGGAAGTATTTTTAATTTCTTTAATTCTATCTTTAGTAGGGATTGTAGGGGACCTATTGGAATCCGCTATGAAAAGGGATGCTAAGGTAAAAGATTCCGGGAATTTGATACCGGGCCATGGTGGGATTTTAGACAGAGCGGACGCTTTACTTTTGACCGTCCCTATTCTTTATTTTTATCTACAGATCAAGCTTGCCTTGGGATTTCCGGTCTAA
- a CDS encoding tetratricopeptide repeat protein: protein MVTESFKQTLKLYDEGLALYKNRKFKEAWELFKKAVEITPNDGPSKKYIGRCEAFIANPPPEDWDGVFEMKTK from the coding sequence ATGGTCACCGAGTCTTTTAAACAAACTCTGAAATTGTACGACGAAGGTCTCGCATTGTACAAGAATAGAAAGTTCAAGGAAGCTTGGGAACTGTTCAAAAAGGCAGTAGAGATCACTCCGAACGACGGGCCTTCTAAAAAATATATAGGACGCTGCGAAGCATTTATCGCGAATCCTCCTCCAGAAGATTGGGATGGGGTTTTCGAGATGAAAACGAAATAA
- a CDS encoding MFS transporter: MILFYYLSSILGLLAGNMFNYTAIILSQSISSSDTFSAYVFFFVCFPLLFLSFTAGRLLDKYSRKWLLAAAQISMACGSGFAALALHLEWISPGKPYLLLVSSVLSGIGLSFVMPGRFAILGDLLEHSKIGKHSVWLNTLVLFGYGLAPLVAGYFKEYFSFKYVFMSIGSAYVLSVFFLVLIPVQMRERSQTSSGPGISELVAYLKNSPLVSQFLLLMGAVVLLVGPVQVLLPKYAKEILGLSEGQRGALLSALGVGLVLGGGVTFLLHGLKKKGHILFGSALFSCFLFSLIPFLAESLVFTAICFFIFGFMTGVIITLIPAGIQQNTENHIRGRILSLYSLVFLLVPAFSGILSGFFSDRIGIPSTFVWSGFLEMGVLVYLSWRMDQVRSHY, translated from the coding sequence GTGATACTTTTTTATTATCTATCTTCTATCCTCGGACTTCTCGCGGGAAATATGTTCAATTACACCGCTATTATTCTTTCCCAGAGTATTTCCAGCTCGGATACATTTTCCGCTTATGTATTCTTCTTTGTATGTTTTCCATTACTGTTTTTAAGTTTTACCGCCGGAAGATTGTTGGATAAATATTCCAGAAAATGGCTGCTTGCAGCGGCCCAGATCTCGATGGCTTGCGGTTCCGGATTTGCCGCGCTGGCATTACATTTGGAATGGATATCTCCCGGTAAGCCGTATCTACTTCTTGTGTCCTCGGTTCTTTCCGGGATCGGGCTATCTTTCGTGATGCCGGGGCGATTTGCTATACTGGGTGATCTATTAGAACATTCTAAAATAGGAAAACATAGTGTTTGGTTGAACACTCTGGTTCTTTTCGGCTACGGTCTTGCCCCGTTGGTTGCCGGATATTTTAAGGAATACTTCTCCTTTAAATATGTTTTTATGAGCATTGGCTCAGCTTATGTTTTGAGTGTTTTCTTTTTAGTCCTGATCCCTGTGCAGATGAGGGAAAGAAGCCAGACTTCTTCCGGACCAGGGATCTCCGAGCTGGTTGCATATTTGAAAAATTCGCCGTTAGTATCTCAGTTCCTATTGCTTATGGGCGCAGTGGTACTGTTAGTGGGTCCAGTCCAGGTCCTTCTGCCTAAATACGCAAAAGAAATTTTGGGATTGAGCGAGGGACAAAGAGGAGCGTTACTTTCCGCTTTGGGGGTTGGGCTTGTGCTCGGGGGAGGAGTTACATTTCTTCTTCATGGTTTAAAGAAGAAGGGGCATATTCTTTTCGGATCCGCGCTTTTCAGTTGTTTTCTGTTTTCACTGATCCCTTTTCTTGCCGAAAGTCTGGTATTCACTGCGATTTGTTTTTTCATATTCGGGTTTATGACCGGCGTGATCATTACTCTCATTCCGGCGGGGATCCAACAAAATACCGAAAATCATATCAGAGGCAGGATACTTTCTCTTTATAGTCTAGTGTTTCTTTTGGTACCTGCATTCTCCGGAATTTTATCCGGTTTTTTTTCGGATCGGATCGGGATTCCTTCCACATTCGTTTGGTCCGGGTTTTTGGAAATGGGGGTCTTGGTCTATCTTAGCTGGAGAATGGACCAGGTGAGAAGTCATTATTAG
- the rpsB gene encoding 30S ribosomal protein S2, whose amino-acid sequence MSVISMKNLLETGVHFGHQTRKWNPKMAPYVFTARNGIHIIDLQKTVQKAKEAYDALKKVTSEGKKVLFVGTKKQARGAIEREALRCNMFFINNRWPGGLLTNWNTVKKSIARLKKLEGMETDNSFEKEVKTKKEILSLRRELDKLRKTLGGIKDMNSIPEVLFVIDPKKEEIAVKEARKLGLKIFAVVDTNCDPELIDYPIPGNDDAIRAISLFLETMSNAVIEGTGGVVEQPRFSEDLDSEALALEYQGEYDESGKFIMDEDPVSPKKEEAAATPAPAVESPATIEIDKGE is encoded by the coding sequence ATGTCAGTAATTTCCATGAAGAATTTACTGGAAACCGGAGTTCACTTCGGTCACCAGACAAGAAAATGGAATCCGAAAATGGCACCGTATGTCTTCACTGCAAGAAACGGGATCCATATCATCGACCTTCAAAAAACCGTTCAAAAAGCTAAAGAAGCTTACGACGCATTGAAGAAGGTTACTTCCGAAGGAAAAAAAGTCCTATTCGTAGGAACTAAAAAACAAGCGAGAGGAGCGATCGAAAGAGAAGCACTCCGTTGTAATATGTTCTTCATCAATAACCGCTGGCCGGGCGGACTTTTAACCAACTGGAACACAGTTAAAAAATCCATCGCTCGTTTGAAAAAACTAGAGGGAATGGAAACGGATAATAGCTTCGAAAAAGAAGTTAAAACTAAAAAAGAAATTCTATCTCTTCGTAGAGAATTAGATAAACTCCGCAAAACTTTGGGCGGGATCAAGGATATGAATAGCATTCCTGAAGTTCTTTTCGTGATCGATCCTAAGAAAGAAGAGATCGCAGTAAAAGAAGCTCGTAAACTTGGTCTTAAAATTTTCGCAGTGGTGGATACCAACTGTGATCCTGAGTTGATCGACTATCCAATCCCAGGTAACGACGACGCGATCCGTGCTATCTCCTTATTCCTCGAAACCATGTCTAACGCGGTAATCGAAGGAACAGGTGGAGTTGTAGAACAACCTCGCTTCAGCGAAGATTTGGATTCGGAAGCGCTTGCTCTTGAATACCAAGGTGAATACGACGAAAGTGGTAAGTTCATTATGGACGAGGATCCAGTTAGCCCTAAAAAAGAGGAAGCTGCTGCTACTCCTGCTCCTGCGGTTGAATCTCCTGCTACTATTGAAATCGATAAAGGCGAGTAA
- the dapB gene encoding 4-hydroxy-tetrahydrodipicolinate reductase: MARKNRVAVIGASGRMGKAIIQVLSQSKVSELSAAVVGKGSVYLGLDSGLHSGLKQNEILFSDDLSKCISESDTVIDFSIREVLSDVLSACKEFKKPVVVGTTGLTESHKELLKETSKIIPIVYSPNMSIGVNLLFKLTEIAAKVMGDLADIEIQDIHHRHKKDAPSGTAEKLKSILLETLSRTESNIVHGRHGILPERDPKEIGIHTLRAGEVIGDHTVYFFTPEERVEISHKAQDRKTFAVGSVKAAEFLIGREKGLYDMFSVLGL; the protein is encoded by the coding sequence TTGGCCCGCAAGAATCGTGTCGCAGTCATTGGCGCTTCCGGAAGAATGGGGAAGGCTATTATCCAAGTTCTTTCCCAATCTAAAGTTTCGGAACTTTCCGCTGCGGTAGTAGGAAAGGGTTCCGTTTATTTGGGTTTGGATTCCGGTTTACATTCCGGACTCAAACAAAATGAAATTTTGTTTTCGGACGATCTTTCTAAATGTATTTCTGAGTCGGACACTGTAATCGATTTTTCTATTAGAGAAGTATTGTCGGACGTTCTTTCCGCTTGCAAAGAGTTCAAAAAACCTGTTGTGGTCGGGACGACCGGTCTTACGGAATCTCATAAGGAATTATTAAAAGAAACTTCTAAAATCATTCCGATCGTGTATTCTCCTAATATGTCGATTGGGGTGAATCTTCTTTTTAAACTGACTGAGATCGCTGCAAAAGTGATGGGAGATCTGGCGGATATAGAGATCCAGGATATCCACCATCGTCATAAAAAAGATGCACCTTCCGGGACTGCAGAAAAACTAAAATCGATACTTTTAGAGACTCTTTCGAGAACGGAGTCAAATATTGTACACGGTCGTCATGGAATTCTTCCGGAAAGAGATCCTAAAGAAATAGGGATCCATACTCTTAGAGCGGGAGAAGTGATCGGGGATCATACTGTCTATTTTTTCACTCCGGAAGAAAGAGTGGAAATTTCCCATAAGGCCCAGGACAGAAAAACATTCGCGGTCGGTTCCGTAAAAGCGGCCGAATTTTTGATCGGAAGAGAAAAAGGTCTCTACGATATGTTTTCCGTATTAGGATTATAA
- the tsf gene encoding translation elongation factor Ts, translating into MSASTTDLIKELRDRTGAGLMDCKKALQENGNDLDKSADWLREKGIAKAAKKAGRVTKEGRAVSYIHGDGKIGVLLELNSETDFVARNEAFEALGKEICLQIAAMAPLYVSEDQVPAEDIERETKVLEAQLKEEGKKPEQIEKIIPGKIKKYYSEVCLLNQAFIKDNAKTVDDLVKESIAKFGENITVARFARFQVGGA; encoded by the coding sequence ATGTCAGCATCTACTACCGACCTTATTAAGGAACTAAGAGACCGCACCGGTGCGGGATTGATGGATTGTAAAAAAGCTCTTCAAGAGAACGGTAACGATCTAGACAAATCCGCAGATTGGTTGCGTGAAAAAGGGATCGCTAAGGCTGCTAAAAAAGCGGGCCGTGTAACAAAAGAAGGAAGAGCCGTTTCTTATATTCATGGAGACGGAAAGATCGGAGTTCTGCTTGAGCTCAACTCCGAGACTGACTTCGTTGCGCGTAACGAAGCTTTTGAAGCTTTGGGAAAAGAAATTTGCCTACAAATCGCGGCTATGGCTCCGTTATATGTAAGCGAAGACCAAGTCCCTGCAGAAGATATCGAGCGTGAAACTAAGGTTTTGGAAGCTCAATTAAAAGAAGAAGGTAAAAAACCTGAACAGATCGAAAAGATCATTCCAGGAAAGATCAAAAAGTATTACTCCGAAGTATGCCTTTTGAACCAAGCCTTCATCAAGGATAACGCTAAAACCGTTGACGATCTGGTTAAGGAATCCATCGCGAAATTCGGTGAAAATATCACCGTAGCTCGTTTTGCTCGTTTCCAGGTAGGCGGCGCGTAA
- a CDS encoding isoprenyl transferase: MASSKKKIPRHVAVIMDGNGRWATSKGLSRSEGHRAGADAIDLLMDSSLSLGLEVVSLYAFSTENWKRPITEIRSIFNLLVEFIDSRLDKIHAKGIRILHSGSRKKLSSLVLSKIDRAAEMTRKNRKLTVNFCLNYGSQEEILSAFSRLAEERKKKSISIQKPISVKELEKYLYTYPLPAVDLLIRTAGERRLSNFLLWQSAYAELFFTENLWPDFGDKDLREALDWFARRTRKFGGLENG; this comes from the coding sequence TTGGCTTCTTCCAAAAAAAAGATCCCCCGTCATGTGGCCGTCATCATGGACGGAAACGGAAGATGGGCGACATCTAAAGGACTTTCCAGATCCGAAGGACATAGGGCGGGAGCGGATGCAATTGATCTTCTCATGGATTCCAGCCTTTCCTTAGGTTTGGAGGTAGTTTCTCTATACGCATTCTCCACAGAAAACTGGAAACGTCCGATCACTGAGATCAGATCCATATTCAATCTATTGGTGGAATTTATAGATTCCCGTTTGGACAAGATCCACGCCAAAGGTATCCGGATATTACATTCCGGTTCTAGAAAAAAGTTAAGTTCCTTAGTTTTATCTAAAATCGATCGGGCTGCGGAGATGACCCGCAAAAACCGCAAATTAACCGTGAACTTTTGTTTGAATTACGGGTCTCAGGAAGAGATTTTAAGCGCGTTTTCCAGATTAGCGGAAGAAAGAAAGAAGAAGTCTATCTCCATCCAAAAACCGATCAGCGTGAAAGAACTCGAAAAATATTTGTATACGTACCCTCTTCCTGCGGTAGATTTATTGATTAGAACCGCTGGTGAGAGGAGATTATCCAATTTCCTTCTATGGCAATCCGCTTATGCGGAGCTTTTTTTTACGGAAAATCTTTGGCCTGATTTTGGAGACAAGGATCTGAGAGAGGCGCTGGATTGGTTCGCAAGAAGGACCCGAAAATTCGGAGGTTTAGAGAATGGGTGA
- the frr gene encoding ribosome recycling factor — protein MANEELINAMKSKMDKTVELLKKDFAGVRTGRANPALIEDLRVEYYGTPTPINQLGNISAPEPRLLVVSPYDKGTMKDIEKAIQASGLGLQPTNDGVVIRIIIPELTGERRKELAKVVKSKSEEKKVAVRNIRRDAMEDLKKHSEGISQDELKTLQDQVQKITDSYIDKVSAITAEKEKEITTV, from the coding sequence ATGGCGAATGAAGAATTAATCAACGCAATGAAATCCAAGATGGATAAAACCGTGGAGTTACTTAAAAAGGATTTCGCGGGAGTCCGGACGGGCAGGGCCAACCCTGCATTGATCGAAGATCTTAGAGTGGAATATTACGGAACTCCTACTCCAATCAATCAGTTGGGAAATATTTCAGCTCCTGAGCCTAGACTTTTGGTAGTTTCTCCTTATGATAAGGGGACTATGAAAGATATCGAAAAGGCAATCCAAGCTTCCGGACTTGGGCTACAACCTACGAACGACGGGGTTGTAATCCGTATCATTATTCCGGAACTTACGGGCGAAAGACGTAAAGAATTGGCTAAAGTGGTAAAATCCAAATCGGAAGAAAAGAAGGTCGCTGTCAGAAACATCCGCAGGGATGCGATGGAGGATCTTAAAAAACATTCCGAAGGAATTTCCCAAGACGAATTAAAAACTCTGCAAGACCAGGTGCAAAAAATTACGGATTCTTATATAGACAAAGTTTCCGCAATTACCGCTGAAAAAGAGAAGGAAATCACTACGGTCTAA
- the dxr gene encoding 1-deoxy-D-xylulose-5-phosphate reductoisomerase, which translates to MKRGVSILGASGSVGESTLKILRQFPEEFRLISFSVHSNLQKAESIAKEFQPDILCISSESADRTVLGNKIGNTKILYGPESLEEIVSAPEIETVVTAVVGASGIRPTVAAIRAGKKIGIANKETLVSCGPYIKSLLENSKSSLVPVDSEHNALFQLLENMKKDSLERIVLTASGGPFRKLPVEDLPKVTIEQALKHPTWNMGPKITIDSAGMINKGLEVIEAHFLFGFSYDKIGVVIHPQSIAHGLVETKDGASFVYASYPDMIFPVAHSLYYPKIVPQVLRSHPATSWGNLEFLEPDLERYPGLALAYQAGRAGGVAPSIFNASNEVAVELFLQGKILFTEIPTLIRNVLEKIPNSFPNDLEGYEEADRKARELAFHFSKDKVVHLC; encoded by the coding sequence ATGAAAAGAGGCGTCTCTATACTGGGTGCCTCCGGATCGGTAGGAGAGTCTACTCTCAAAATACTCCGCCAATTTCCGGAAGAGTTTCGGTTAATATCCTTCAGCGTACATTCCAATTTGCAAAAAGCGGAATCTATCGCGAAGGAATTCCAACCGGATATTCTATGTATTAGTTCCGAATCCGCGGACAGAACTGTACTCGGAAACAAGATCGGAAACACGAAAATACTCTACGGACCTGAAAGTTTAGAAGAGATCGTTTCCGCTCCGGAAATAGAGACCGTAGTCACCGCAGTAGTAGGTGCAAGCGGGATACGTCCTACCGTTGCCGCCATTCGAGCAGGCAAAAAAATAGGGATCGCAAACAAAGAAACTTTGGTAAGCTGCGGACCTTATATCAAAAGTTTATTAGAAAATTCTAAATCATCACTTGTTCCGGTTGACTCGGAACACAACGCGCTTTTTCAACTTTTGGAAAATATGAAGAAGGATTCCCTGGAAAGGATCGTCCTGACAGCCTCCGGTGGACCTTTTCGTAAACTTCCCGTAGAAGATCTTCCAAAAGTAACGATAGAGCAGGCGTTAAAACATCCGACCTGGAATATGGGTCCAAAGATCACCATCGATTCTGCCGGCATGATCAACAAAGGATTAGAAGTGATAGAGGCTCATTTTCTATTCGGATTTTCCTACGATAAGATAGGGGTGGTCATCCATCCTCAGAGTATTGCGCATGGTCTTGTGGAAACAAAGGATGGGGCAAGTTTCGTTTATGCTTCTTATCCTGATATGATCTTTCCGGTGGCGCATTCATTATATTATCCTAAAATAGTTCCTCAAGTTTTGAGATCTCATCCCGCGACATCATGGGGGAACTTGGAATTTTTAGAGCCCGATTTGGAAAGATATCCAGGTCTGGCTTTGGCGTATCAGGCGGGTAGAGCAGGGGGCGTAGCTCCTTCTATCTTTAATGCTTCTAACGAAGTAGCGGTTGAATTATTCTTGCAAGGTAAAATTCTTTTTACGGAAATCCCGACGCTGATCCGGAATGTTCTGGAAAAAATCCCGAATTCATTTCCGAACGATCTGGAGGGATATGAAGAAGCGGATAGAAAGGCCAGAGAATTGGCCTTCCATTTCTCTAAAGATAAGGTAGTGCATTTATGTTAG
- the pyrH gene encoding UMP kinase, which produces MAEETSKYKRILIKLSGEALAGEGEFGIDSNKAHSLAEEIKEVHSLGVEIALVVGGGNLIRGANLAKVGMDQATADYMGMLATIQNALALQDACEKKGLYTRVQSAIDIHSIAESYIRRRAVRHLEKKRIVIFAGGIGNPYFTTDTAASLRAVEVGCEVILKATKVDGVYEADPKKDPSAKRYTHISFMESIKRRLKVMDSTALSLCMENNMSIIVFDIFKRGNLKDLVLGDKKIGTLISNSEDIRIDGE; this is translated from the coding sequence TTGGCCGAAGAAACTTCTAAGTATAAGCGGATCTTGATTAAACTCTCCGGTGAGGCTCTTGCCGGAGAGGGCGAGTTTGGGATCGATAGCAATAAGGCCCATTCTCTTGCAGAAGAGATCAAAGAAGTTCATTCTTTAGGAGTAGAGATCGCTCTGGTAGTCGGAGGGGGAAACCTGATCCGAGGAGCGAATCTCGCTAAGGTGGGGATGGACCAAGCCACCGCAGATTATATGGGGATGCTTGCTACCATCCAAAACGCATTGGCTCTACAAGACGCCTGCGAAAAAAAAGGACTCTACACTAGAGTTCAGTCCGCAATCGACATTCATTCCATCGCAGAAAGTTATATTCGCCGAAGAGCGGTCCGACACTTGGAAAAGAAAAGGATCGTGATATTTGCAGGCGGGATCGGTAACCCTTATTTTACTACGGACACAGCAGCAAGTTTAAGAGCGGTAGAAGTAGGATGCGAAGTGATCTTGAAAGCCACTAAGGTGGACGGAGTTTACGAAGCGGATCCTAAAAAAGATCCAAGCGCTAAACGATATACTCATATCTCCTTTATGGAATCCATTAAACGTAGATTGAAAGTTATGGATTCTACCGCCCTCAGCCTCTGCATGGAAAACAATATGTCTATAATCGTATTTGACATTTTTAAGCGGGGCAATTTAAAAGATTTGGTTCTGGGGGACAAAAAAATAGGTACCCTGATTTCCAACTCGGAGGATATTCGGATCGATGGCGAATGA
- the acpS gene encoding holo-ACP synthase: MKITVGNDIVENSRIRDLLNKHGERFLKRVFSETEIAYCSGRKDPVPHLSGRFCVKEAFIKAIEPGHKVILDMREIELFGKEFGKKELVLHGKSKELFLEKGYSGVSVSISHAENYSTAIVVLYKE; this comes from the coding sequence ATGAAGATCACCGTAGGGAATGATATAGTAGAAAATTCCAGGATCAGAGACTTACTCAATAAACATGGAGAAAGATTTCTGAAAAGAGTATTTTCCGAAACGGAGATTGCATACTGTTCCGGAAGAAAAGATCCGGTTCCTCATCTTAGCGGAAGATTTTGTGTCAAAGAAGCGTTCATCAAGGCGATAGAACCCGGGCATAAGGTAATCCTTGATATGAGAGAAATCGAACTTTTCGGGAAAGAATTCGGAAAAAAAGAATTGGTACTTCACGGAAAATCCAAAGAATTGTTCCTCGAGAAAGGCTATAGCGGTGTTTCCGTATCGATCAGCCATGCGGAAAATTATTCCACTGCAATCGTCGTTCTCTATAAGGAGTGA